Part of the Engystomops pustulosus chromosome 4, aEngPut4.maternal, whole genome shotgun sequence genome is shown below.
ttataatgttttcatacatttacaaaaattaaaacctcctgtacacattttttttaaaattttgccatcttctgatgctgtaCGGAACTGTAGGTGGTGTCAATTCTTCCGATTATTGATGGCGTTTTAATTGCTATAATTTGTAGGACtctgcgatcttttgatcactttttattgattttttttatatttctaaaaatggaaaaaaagtggcattttcgactttgggcactattttctgctaCAGGGTAAAGCACAGTGAAAAagcgttatcatattttgatagatctggcattatAGGATGTGGAGATAcctactgtttattaatatttatatcagttctagggaaagggggaagattagaatttttaggttttttattataatttttttaaacttttttttattattacttttactatttttcagactccctaggatactttaaccctaggttgtctgatcaatcctatcaaatactgccatacatatTATTAGCTGGGagcataaaatcatttaaaagtcacattatttaataaaaaaaatgttctcatAAATAACTTAAAATTTTCTATATCCCATTGGTTAAACTAAAGACTAAATATTCAGCAATTAAAACACCTTTGGTTTTTCATAAATCAGAAAATAGCAAAATTCAGTAACACAGTTGATCATATATCATTTACTATTCTATCTATACTTGATGTTGTTTTGCTGCAGATGAGGTGCAAATGTTGTTTTGCAcctttccattgcaccaaattCATTCAACATGTATAGACAAGTTTTCACAATAGGAAAAACAACCCGCCCCCCAACATCTGCCAAAAAGTATTTCTTAACATTACCTTATAAGAGGAATTTAACAAGGCTCCTTGTGGATGGATCTGCTCCTCATTCCCTGGTGTCTGAGAAGTATTTGGAGTGAAGACAATTAAGTCACTTTTTGGTCGCAATGAGTTGGAGCTTATTCTATACTGAGTGTGTTGGGAATACATCCAGCTCCCTCCAGTGTTGGAGCAGATCTTGTAGTTTTCTTTCAGTTCATTGACCTCATCTCTGTATTTTTGCCACCGTAAAACAGTGAAGACAATTAGAGTAATAAGGAAAATAGTAGATATGACACAGATGGCAACAACCAGGTAAATATTTTCATCAGAAAACTCCTCTCCAGTCACCTTGGTCTCTTGGTTATCAAACTTTAATTCTTCTCCAGATTCCACTACAGATACCACAATCTGTGTCTCCGCTGTCATGAATGGTTCTCCATGATCCTGAGCTACTACATGCAATCTGTACTCATCACTATCTGAATCTGAAAATGGCCGCTTTAGAGTAATTTCTCCAGTTTGATGGGCAATGGTAAATGGAGTTCTTCCAGATCCTGCAGATTCCTTTAACTTATAAAACGTCCAAGCATTGTACCCAGAATCCAGATCCACGGCCTTTACTTTGGTTATCAGGTGTCCAGGTTCTGCTGACTTTGAGGTTTTAATAGTTAATGCAGAATGAAGTGGGGTGAATGTAGGAGCATTATCATTAATATCTTCAATGAATATGTTCAGAGTAAGGTTAGAGCTGAGGGTTTGTAGACCGGCATCGGTGGCTTTTATAAGACATTGGAAATGTGCAATCTGTTCATGGTCAAATGACACTAAAGCAAAGACCTTCCCATTCTCAGGATTAatggaaatataagaagatatagGGATCCCATCAACTGTTTGCTCCTTAATTGAGTAAGTGATAAAAGAATTCTGCCCAATATCTGGGTCAGAGGctgaggctgtatatatatgggtcccTGGTGGGTTGTTCTCCTTGATGAATACTGTGTCTACTGACTGGATGAATCTTGGAGCATTGTCATTGATGTCACTTATATCAATCTTCAAAATTTTTGTTGTAGACAGGGATGGGGAACCTTCATCTCTTGCTATAATTGTTACTTCATATTCTTCTTTCACCTCTCGATCCAAAGGTCCACTCACAGTCAAAGAAAAATCACTCCTGAAAGCTGGATTTACTTTAAATGGTGAACCCCCAGAAATAAAGCAATGGACTTTCCCATTGGATCCTGAATCTTTATCATGGACACTGATGATGGCGACTGTTGTCCCCTGAGGAGAATTTTCAGGAACAGGAACTGATAGTGATGTCACCATCATCTCAGGAGGGTTGTCATTGACATCTACAACAGACACTAGAACCTTACAATGTCCAACAAGCTGAAGATCACCATTATCCATGGCATCAACCTGAATTTCATACATATCTACAGTTTCAAAATCCAGATCTCCATTTACTCTAATTTCTCCTGTGTACCGGTTCAAGCTAAAAATGTTACTTGCCTCTCCAGTTACCATGTTGCTAAATTCATATATTATTTCACCATTTCTTCCTTCATCCAGATCTGTAGCATTCAGCTTAAACACTAGAGTTCCTTCCACAGCATTTTCAGTCACACTGCACTGGTAAAATGGCTGATCAAACACCGGAGCATTATCATTGAAATCCTCCACAGTAACAATAATATGTGTGGAACCACTCAGTCTTGGTTTCCCTCCATCATAAGCTGTAAGGGTCAGATTGTGGACAGATTGCTTCTCTCTATCCAGAGCTTTCTTCAGCACAAGCTCCAATGATTTGATCTGATTCATATATTTTTGGAAATCCAATGCAAAATAATCACTGGCACTGAGCTCATAGTTTATTATAGAATTGGTTCCTAGATCTGGATCAATTGCTGCTTTTAGCCTAAACCGAGATCCTGCAGGTCTGACTtctgatataagaagattatttaCACTGGATGAGAATACTGGATTATTATCATTGATATCTTCTATTTCTACATCTACACTGTACATCTGCACCGGCTTATCTACAATAACCTGCAGAGGAATAATACAGAAGGGAGTATTTGGACACAGCACTTCTCTGTCTATTGTCTCTTTAACAAACAGGATCCCATTCTGCAGATTCACCTGGAAATATTCCTTCTCATCTCTAGAGACAATGTGTAACATTCTGGAATTAATCTCACCTATATCCAGTCCCAGATCCTGAGCAATTCTCCCAACAAAGGTGCCATGCTTGGATTCCTCCGGGATGATATAATGCAGCTGACTCAGGACCACATCCCATGTTATGTGTAACACAAAGAAATGGAAGATCCTGCTCCTTGCTTGGTAATCCTGTCTGTGATTGACCATTTCATAGAATCAGtgaaggtaaaaataataatttatccaAATAAGGCACTGATGATGCTGATGAAGAAtgaggaagaaagaaaaaaatctgtcATGGCCGGAATCCTGCAGCGAGATTCTCATTTCAGGAGAGAGAAATGCATTTCCTATTTCCTTGTTGCGATTAGTTGTTGAGGACTGCCATCTAGTGCTCGATTTGTAATATACACACCAGGAATTTCTTGTATTATAAAGTTATTATTGATTAAAATACAAAGATTTACATAAGGTTTTCTATCCCAAAATTTACATATCAGTATTGCTTAATAACATACTAAAATTTCttgtaatattcatgtttttatacATGCATTGAAGGATTTTCTAATCGCtttcacattacttactgaaagTTTCACATAAGTAATATCATtttgatctttattttttttcttgcagcTCTGTAGAAGCTTACAAGGAGTCCATTTTCAGCAACAATGGTGAGGAATGAACTAACAGACATCCATCTGAGTGGTAAGATCCCACCTGGGACCTGGTTATATTTCTAATAAAGCAGTTGTTGCAATTCACCTAGGTCCAATTACCCAATGCATGATCCATTTGGTTATTTTTAAGTCCAGTGACTAACTTCCCCTTTCTCCAAATTCTTTTATTAGTGTGTCTTTTttggattattattatatttttagattAAATATAAATTAAAGGTTTCATTTTAGATATTCATCATTTGGATTGTCTATTTCCACAATTCTAGATGACTAGAAAGAgaggaaaagagaagaaaaagattTTCTTTGTCTATATTTGTTAGTGATTTTTTTACATCAGGAATGTCTTCTATTGTTAAGTTTTCATTTgttattgtgtatatttctgaATACTCATCTATGAAAAACCAGATTAAAATACATtgtaatatttaattttttcttaaaatatttaatttttaaatacatGTAAACTTCTTTTAATTGTTTTGCAAGTATCAAACAATACATTTGATAACTACATTTTATATTAAGTTTTAGATAATTTTATTTCAACTTTaagttataatttaaaaaatcttATATATATTTACTAAATAATATCAAGCAATAATGGAACAAACATTTGGTACTTAGCATTGTATTTATTTTACTTATAAAATTGTTTTAACTAATGCAGATTTTCTTAAGTAtgctacaaaaataataaaaagttatcataaACATTTGCTCCActgttacaaaaataaataataatagtaacataatcATTCTTGATCTGAAAATAAAATATTGTGGTACTAATTGTTTCTAATTCAAAATATTGTAAAACAAAACAAGATTTGTGTATGCTTTGGCATTTCTATAATTAACTCAGCCCATAGAATAAAGGTATCATATTATTTGTGCTGCACTGAGAATACCCTGAAATATAAATTATAAACAAGAGATTAGATTTTTTTGTCTATTACTATCAAAATGGATTAAGAAAGATTAATAAGTAGAAATAttcattaataaaaattttaatttgtccTATAGGAAAAAAGTGCTAATGCACAGCATAAGATTGTTTTCAATGAATTTATTGACTTTCCTGTGTTGTGTAAAGTATATAAAATCTAATTTATATTTTAAGATTTAATGTTATTTATACAATAGCTGATGAAGTTTTTTGTATCAAATATTcttaaatttaataaataaaaccaCAGTGGTAGAAATAAgaaattttattatttaattggAATCTTTATAATGATTAAAAATTGACAAATTACATAGGAGCAACAAACAGACAGAAAATTACACATAGCCCGGGTGTAACACATAAGCGCTAATGAACCCCTACAATAGTACAATGCTAAGTAGCAGCATGATCAGATTATGTCCAAAATACAAGGGAAATTGTGGATAATGCAATAATACCTATAAAAGTGCAAGTGAGCAAAAATTAAAAGCATGTACTAACCACAAGCTTTGAGACCCAATGCCAACATGTGTTTCACCAACAGTAGCTTTTTCTAGGGGGGAAGCTACTGTTGGTACTTATGTGTTTACACCTGAGCTATGTGTAATTTTCTGTCTGTTTGTTGCTCCTATGTGATTTGTCAATTTGTAATCATTATGAAGATTCCAATTCAATAATAAAATAGCTTATTTCTCCCACTGGGGTTTTATGTATCAAAATTAAGTATATTTGATAGGTACAATTGTTTATACAGAGGTGGTAGTAGTTGGACCAATACATCCacctcaataaagtttattggtgTAATAGATGATGAAGGTAACACAATTGACTCCAGCATTGATGATATAGAACTTCTCCAAAATAAATGAAAGCAATACAGTACTACACAATAAAGAGTAATACATGGATGCATTCAAGCAGTCAATCCTAATCCAGAGTATCCATAGTAATTCCATACAAAGAAGGCAACATCACTGCATTTTCTTTGGTATAGAAAGTTGTTTCTTTCATTTCTCCCAACTTTGCAAAGCTATGACtctcacaagcaaaaaaaaagtagtaaaaacttAAACTGCGTAAATTTCAACTAATTAATCTTAATGAATTGGGGCAATGGGATATTGAATAAAACAAAAACAGTGGGGCATATGATTAGCTCCTGTTGTTTGTCGAGCAATCCCAGGGATTTTTATTTTGTGCCTTTTCTAAGAGTCTTACAGAGTGTTGTGCGAAAAAAAAGGGCAGTTTTCTGACACAATTTTttggcataacttttttttcagcACTTGTAGTTTCCTGACAagtttttttttggcacaatttgtaTCACACAGTTAGACCAATAAAGATGAAGCAAATGTTTAACAATACTAAAAGGTACCTCTGAAATATAGTGAAAACTACAGACCTTTCATTATTACAGGATTATTTTAACCAATCCTTTAGGATTCTTTAGTAATTCTTCATTTATCAAAAGTACATATGTTATGTCCCCATTTTCTCACATACGAATGTGAACATGTCCTGGCAAATTCCTTCTAGCTTTATCGATAAGGAATCTCTTTGTGATCCTCCTCAGTGACAGCCACACATCTTATATGTTTCATACACTTATAGTTCATTTTTGTgcattcaaaaaaaaaagaaaacaaatttgtTAACATCTCCCTGAAACCTGAAAACGCTTTAATGACTGGGTAGTTTTAGGAATATTTTCGTATAAAGTGTTTTAAGGACCATTACTTATTTGTagcaatattttataaatgtttgcAGTGTTCTTTTGATGACACATATggagagtaaaaaaaaagttaaaagaaaaagagggaaaatgtttttttgcaatgtacagtatattttgctttttaattttccatttaATGTTgcatttgtgtattttttaactttataaaTCCCCCATGAAGTCATGTAAAAATACAGTtcatatttttctttattattttgattttattacatttacattttccaCTGTAACTTGGGAATTTATAAGAGTGCCAGTTGCAGGGGGACAAACCATCCTGTGTGGGCACGTGTCCAATTAGAGCTATATCCTCTATACCTGTATTCACTGCATAGCACTAATTCAAAACTATATAGTTAGGAAAGGAGAAGGCAAAAGTGGAAATAAACCGATTTTACCTTCTCCTGCAATCTCAGCAGGAGCAGTAGAAACTGCATGATGCCAAAAGACTCCATTGCCAACTCGGGCCAGATGATGTCTTAAGTCGGTGGGAAGTTGGCATTGACTTAAATCGGGAAATAGCAGATATGTTTGGTCTATATGGCAGGATTAATGATGCACCGGGCCTAGGGATCCAACCCtataaatatcaataaaaatCAGAACCAAGCACATTTATGATGTTATTTGCACCACATGAAAATCAACAGTTGTGATTCGTCCCGCTTTCTTTTGATAAATTGGGAAATATTACAACAAGTTTCAACTAAAGAAggct
Proteins encoded:
- the LOC140126356 gene encoding protocadherin alpha-4-like isoform X4 — protein: MVNHRQDYQARSRIFHFFVLHITWDVVLSQLHYIIPEESKHGTFVGRIAQDLGLDIGEINSRMLHIVSRDEKEYFQVNLQNGILFVKETIDREVLCPNTPFCIIPLQVIVDKPVQMYSVDVEIEDINDNNPVFSSSVNNLLISEVRPAGSRFRLKAAIDPDLGTNSIINYELSASDYFALDFQKYMNQIKSLELVLKKALDREKQSVHNLTLTAYDGGKPRLSGSTHIIVTVEDFNDNAPVFDQPFYQCSVTENAVEGTLVFKLNATDLDEGRNGEIIYEFSNMVTGEASNIFSLNRYTGEIRVNGDLDFETVDMYEIQVDAMDNGDLQLVGHCKVLVSVVDVNDNPPEMMVTSLSVPVPENSPQGTTVAIISVHDKDSGSNGKVHCFISGGSPFKVNPAFRSDFSLTVSGPLDREVKEEYEVTIIARDEGSPSLSTTKILKIDISDINDNAPRFIQSVDTVFIKENNPPGTHIYTASASDPDIGQNSFITYSIKEQTVDGIPISSYISINPENGKVFALVSFDHEQIAHFQCLIKATDAGLQTLSSNLTLNIFIEDINDNAPTFTPLHSALTIKTSKSAEPGHLITKVKAVDLDSGYNAWTFYKLKESAGSGRTPFTIAHQTGEITLKRPFSDSDSDEYRLHVVAQDHGEPFMTAETQIVVSVVESGEELKFDNQETKVTGEEFSDENIYLVVAICVISTIFLITLIVFTVLRWQKYRDEVNELKENYKICSNTGGSWMYSQHTQYRISSNSLRPKSDLIVFTPNTSQTPGNEEQIHPQGALLNSSYKPKHPNPDWRYSASLKAAMQGAVHMEGAAVLRGAAVGLEQQWPTVSSATPELEGGEVSPPVGAGVNCNSWTFKYGPGNQKQPVPQIPQDFPENFIIPGSPAIISIRQDQQAAPGHSKSNFITFGKKEETKKKKKKKKGNKNQEKGNNQPDNNDQ